One Sagittula stellata E-37 genomic window carries:
- a CDS encoding ABC transporter transmembrane domain-containing protein, whose protein sequence is MARTPANAPGEEREKSKNVGALRALWPFVRPYRPLVVAAIGALILTACVSLVLPMAVRRVVDNFNGAGTLLDKYFGAALGIAALLAVGTAMRYALVTRLGERVVADIRKAVFDKVIGLSPSFYEKVMTGEVLSRITTDTTLILSVIGSSISIALRNVLLFSGGLVLMLFTSPKLTGLVLLIVPLVVVPILVLGRRMRVLSRENQDWIAASSGNASEALSAVQTVQAYTHESLSRAAFSDVTEKSFVAAKKRIWTRAALTMIVIFLVFTGIVGVLWIGAWDVRAGDMSAGVLIQFVIYSVMVAGAVGALSETFSELQRAAGATERLVDLLQAEDTVNDPARPAALASPVRGEIAFEDVHFSYPSRPGVSALDGVSLHIAPGETVALVGPSGAGKTTIVQLIQRFYDPASGRVTLDGLALADMARDAFRQHIALVPQDPVIFAASARDNIRFGRPDASDAEVEAAARAAAAHDFLTGLPDGYDTWLGERGVMLSGGQKQRVAIARAILRDAPVLLLDEATSALDAESERLVQSAVDTLAEGRTTVIVAHRLATVKKADRIVVMDQGRIVAQGTHDALVAEGGLYARLARLQFTEGMAAE, encoded by the coding sequence ATGGCCCGCACACCGGCAAACGCCCCCGGAGAGGAGCGCGAGAAGTCGAAGAACGTCGGCGCCCTGCGCGCGCTCTGGCCGTTCGTCCGCCCCTACCGACCGCTGGTCGTCGCCGCCATCGGCGCGCTGATCCTGACCGCCTGCGTCTCGCTGGTGCTGCCCATGGCCGTGCGTCGCGTGGTCGACAACTTCAACGGCGCAGGCACACTGCTGGACAAGTATTTCGGCGCAGCTCTCGGGATTGCGGCGCTACTGGCCGTGGGCACGGCGATGCGCTACGCGCTGGTGACCCGATTGGGCGAACGGGTGGTGGCCGACATCCGCAAGGCGGTCTTCGACAAGGTCATCGGCCTGTCACCCTCGTTCTACGAAAAGGTGATGACCGGCGAGGTCCTGAGCCGTATCACCACCGACACCACGCTGATCCTGTCGGTGATCGGCTCGTCGATTTCCATCGCGTTGCGCAATGTGCTGCTGTTCTCCGGCGGGCTGGTGCTCATGCTCTTCACCTCGCCCAAGCTGACCGGCCTCGTGCTGCTGATCGTGCCACTTGTGGTGGTTCCGATCCTCGTCCTGGGGCGCCGGATGCGGGTGCTGAGCCGCGAGAACCAGGACTGGATCGCCGCCTCTTCCGGCAACGCGTCGGAGGCGCTGAGCGCCGTGCAGACGGTGCAGGCCTACACGCATGAAAGCCTGTCGCGCGCGGCTTTTTCGGACGTGACCGAAAAGAGCTTCGTCGCCGCCAAGAAGCGGATCTGGACCCGCGCCGCCCTGACGATGATCGTCATTTTCCTGGTCTTCACCGGGATCGTCGGCGTGCTCTGGATCGGCGCATGGGACGTGCGCGCCGGCGACATGAGCGCCGGTGTGCTGATCCAGTTCGTCATCTACTCGGTGATGGTCGCGGGCGCCGTGGGCGCTCTGTCGGAAACCTTCTCGGAACTGCAACGCGCCGCCGGCGCGACAGAGCGGCTGGTGGATCTGCTGCAGGCTGAGGACACGGTCAACGATCCCGCCCGGCCGGCGGCCCTCGCCTCGCCCGTCCGCGGCGAGATCGCCTTCGAGGATGTGCATTTTTCCTACCCATCGCGGCCTGGCGTCTCGGCGCTGGACGGCGTCTCGCTGCACATCGCCCCGGGCGAGACCGTGGCGCTGGTCGGCCCCTCCGGCGCAGGCAAGACCACCATCGTGCAACTGATCCAGCGGTTCTACGACCCGGCCTCCGGACGCGTGACGCTGGACGGTCTGGCGCTGGCCGACATGGCGCGCGATGCCTTCCGCCAGCATATCGCGCTCGTGCCGCAGGACCCGGTGATCTTCGCCGCCTCGGCCCGCGACAATATCCGCTTCGGACGCCCCGATGCCTCGGACGCAGAAGTGGAAGCGGCGGCACGGGCCGCGGCGGCGCACGATTTCCTGACCGGTCTGCCGGACGGCTACGATACGTGGCTGGGCGAACGTGGCGTGATGCTGTCGGGAGGTCAGAAGCAACGCGTGGCCATCGCCCGCGCCATCCTGCGCGACGCGCCGGTCCTCCTGCTGGACGAGGCGACCTCAGCCTTGGATGCCGAAAGCGAACGGCTGGTCCAAAGCGCAGTCGACACGCTGGCTGAGGGCCGGACCACCGTGATCGTCGCACACCGGCTGGCCACGGTGAAAAAAGCGGACCGCATCGTCGTCATGGACCAGGGCCGCATCGTCGCGCAGGGCACGCACGACGCCCTCGTTGCCGAAGGCGGCCTCTACGCCCGCCTGGCCCGCCTCCAGTTCACCGAAGGCATGGCCGCCGAGTGA
- a CDS encoding bifunctional hydroxymethylpyrimidine kinase/phosphomethylpyrimidine kinase: protein MVAALERNGFLQDHDAVLTGYLPTSEHVDFAARLIDRMRGTGKARVVVDPVMGDEPKGLYIDAAAAKRIRDTLVPRADILTPNAFERRWIGAAASLVPRIIVTSHGGTRAETGVLDLSQGAAVRYGVERLDGVPQGTGDVLAALIAVGVPVGQALGHLQALIAESLGAPHLRIAEAAPVWTRAAPLEGEPYGL from the coding sequence ATGGTCGCCGCATTGGAGCGCAACGGGTTCCTGCAGGATCACGACGCCGTCCTCACCGGTTATCTGCCCACGTCGGAGCATGTGGATTTCGCCGCCCGGCTCATCGACCGGATGCGCGGAACAGGCAAGGCGCGGGTTGTCGTCGATCCGGTGATGGGGGACGAGCCAAAGGGCCTTTACATCGATGCGGCGGCGGCAAAGCGCATAAGGGACACGCTGGTCCCGCGCGCGGACATCCTGACGCCCAACGCCTTCGAACGGCGCTGGATCGGAGCCGCCGCTTCGCTTGTGCCGCGCATCATTGTCACCTCGCATGGCGGGACACGGGCGGAAACCGGTGTGCTGGACCTGTCGCAGGGGGCGGCTGTCCGCTACGGTGTCGAGAGGCTCGACGGGGTGCCGCAGGGGACCGGAGATGTCCTGGCCGCGCTGATCGCCGTGGGGGTGCCGGTCGGGCAGGCACTGGGGCATCTGCAGGCGCTGATCGCGGAAAGCCTCGGCGCGCCACATCTGAGGATCGCGGAGGCGGCACCGGTCTGGACCCGGGCCGCGCCGCTTGAGGGAGAGCCATATGGCCTTTGA
- a CDS encoding NAD(P)/FAD-dependent oxidoreductase, giving the protein MTKTVAIVGAGIVGVSTAIWLQREGHRVVLIDQRGPGEGTSHGNGGVLASASVVPVPVPGLWKMAPRMLFDPRQPLFLKWGYLPRLMPWLLRYMRHATAEGVATRARAIAPIIGDSLNDHLALAEGTGAERFVVPSDYLYVYPTRRQFEADGAYWQVRREAGWDWDVLEDADFTAYDPCFGPDLRCAVRLGGHGRISDPGAYVKALAAHVERQGGQILKAEVRDVVRDGPRVIGLRVGGETLTCDAVVLAAGAWSAKLAAKLGVKVPLESERGYHLELWEPSVMSKAPVMVASGKFVATPMEGRLRLAGIVEFGGLEADPSRAPFALLEDNIRRAIPGLTWKEKVEWMGHRPSMADSLPVIGAFPDAPGAYAGFGHDHVGLTGGPKTGRLLAQAISGRMPNIDLAPYSPGRFQ; this is encoded by the coding sequence ATGACCAAGACGGTAGCGATTGTGGGGGCGGGCATCGTCGGCGTGTCCACGGCGATCTGGTTGCAGCGCGAAGGGCACCGCGTCGTGCTGATCGACCAGCGCGGCCCGGGGGAGGGCACCAGCCACGGCAACGGCGGCGTCCTGGCCTCTGCCTCCGTCGTGCCGGTGCCGGTGCCCGGGCTGTGGAAGATGGCGCCCCGGATGTTGTTCGATCCACGCCAGCCGCTGTTCCTGAAGTGGGGCTATCTGCCGCGTCTTATGCCTTGGCTCCTGCGCTACATGCGCCACGCCACGGCCGAAGGGGTAGCCACCCGCGCGCGTGCCATCGCGCCGATCATCGGCGACAGCCTGAACGATCACCTCGCTTTGGCGGAAGGCACTGGGGCGGAGCGGTTCGTCGTACCCTCCGATTACCTCTACGTCTATCCGACCCGCCGCCAGTTCGAGGCCGACGGTGCCTACTGGCAGGTTCGCCGCGAGGCTGGCTGGGACTGGGACGTGCTGGAGGACGCGGACTTCACCGCCTACGACCCATGTTTCGGTCCGGACCTGCGCTGTGCCGTCCGGCTGGGCGGTCACGGGCGGATCAGCGATCCCGGCGCCTACGTGAAGGCGCTGGCCGCCCATGTCGAACGGCAGGGCGGTCAGATCCTGAAGGCCGAGGTCAGGGACGTAGTGCGCGACGGCCCGCGTGTCATCGGCTTGCGGGTAGGGGGCGAGACCCTGACCTGCGATGCCGTGGTGTTGGCGGCTGGCGCTTGGTCGGCGAAACTGGCGGCGAAACTGGGCGTGAAGGTCCCGCTGGAAAGCGAACGGGGCTATCACCTGGAACTGTGGGAGCCCTCTGTCATGTCGAAGGCGCCGGTCATGGTGGCGTCGGGCAAGTTCGTGGCGACCCCGATGGAGGGACGGCTGCGGCTTGCCGGGATCGTCGAATTCGGCGGGCTGGAGGCGGACCCCTCCCGCGCGCCCTTTGCCCTGCTCGAAGACAACATCCGCCGCGCCATCCCCGGCCTCACCTGGAAGGAAAAGGTCGAATGGATGGGGCACCGCCCCTCGATGGCCGATTCCCTGCCGGTGATCGGGGCCTTCCCGGACGCCCCCGGCGCCTATGCGGGGTTCGGTCACGATCATGTCGGTTTGACGGGCGGACCGAAGACCGGGCGGCTGCTGGCGCAGGCGATCTCGGGCCGGATGCCCAACATAGACCTTGCACCCTATTCGCCGGGGCGGTTTCAATGA
- a CDS encoding aspartate/glutamate racemase family protein: MSAIPPHDTAAIGILMLDSRFPRIPGDAGNPLSWPFPVVIRVVRGASPQRIVREGGGDSLTAFVDAARALVDDGAVGITTTCGFLSLFQKALAEAVPVPVVTSSLAQVEMVNRTLPAGRVAGILTIAASSLTQRHLAAAHVPAATPIGTTEGGWEFTRAILNDEPALDVALARQDNIDAALALQEANPHLGAIVLECTNMVPYAPAIAAATGLPVYSIHTLVRWMHAGLCPPRFAT; encoded by the coding sequence ATGTCCGCCATTCCCCCGCACGACACCGCAGCCATCGGTATTCTGATGCTCGATTCCCGCTTTCCCCGCATCCCGGGCGATGCAGGCAATCCGCTGTCCTGGCCGTTCCCGGTGGTGATACGCGTCGTGCGCGGCGCGTCGCCTCAGCGGATCGTGCGCGAAGGTGGCGGCGACAGCTTGACCGCTTTCGTCGACGCCGCCCGCGCACTGGTGGACGACGGTGCCGTGGGCATCACCACGACCTGCGGTTTCCTGTCGCTGTTCCAAAAGGCGCTGGCGGAAGCCGTCCCGGTGCCGGTCGTGACGTCCTCGCTGGCGCAGGTGGAGATGGTCAATCGCACGCTGCCCGCAGGGCGCGTGGCGGGCATCCTCACCATCGCGGCGTCATCGCTGACGCAAAGGCACCTCGCCGCCGCCCACGTGCCGGCGGCCACGCCCATCGGCACCACGGAAGGCGGGTGGGAATTCACCCGTGCGATCCTGAACGACGAACCCGCTCTGGACGTGGCTCTGGCCCGGCAGGACAACATCGACGCCGCGCTGGCCCTGCAAGAGGCCAACCCACACCTCGGCGCCATCGTCCTCGAATGCACCAACATGGTGCCATACGCACCCGCCATCGCGGCGGCGACGGGGCTGCCGGTCTATTCGATCCACACTCTGGTGCGCTGGATGCACGCGGGCCTCTGCCCGCCGCGCTTCGCGACTTAG
- a CDS encoding methylglyoxal synthase has protein sequence MAFDFILMLTSNDRTIPDARARLEEALEGGVRHIGFKDVGLPFDDLKGLAQAIRAAGGRSYLEVVSLDAESELASARAAVALDVDCLLGGTRAAEVTEVIRQHPLRYYPFPGRIVGHPSVLEGPAESIAESARRLCDLEYVHGLDLLAYRFDGDVPGLMAQVCGAVEKPVIMAGSIDGEARVQAVAEAGAAGFTVGTAALDGVFPAETEGFAAQVRSILEITTRARRFSHAPRRIALVAHDNRKAHLRAWVLRHARALSGQRLICTGGTGRMVAEAAPGLTVQRLQRGALGGDQQLGALIATGELDAVVFFADPGSGYVGDADLQALTRLAIYHDTPLALSPSAADALLAGLIP, from the coding sequence ATGGCCTTTGATTTCATCCTGATGCTGACATCCAACGACCGCACCATTCCGGATGCCCGCGCACGACTGGAAGAAGCATTGGAAGGCGGTGTCCGGCATATCGGCTTCAAGGACGTGGGTCTGCCCTTCGACGACCTGAAGGGCCTGGCGCAGGCGATCCGCGCCGCCGGGGGGCGGTCCTACCTGGAGGTCGTCAGCCTCGATGCCGAAAGCGAGCTGGCCTCGGCCCGTGCCGCCGTGGCGCTGGACGTGGACTGCCTGCTGGGCGGCACCCGCGCGGCGGAGGTCACAGAGGTCATCCGCCAGCACCCCCTGCGTTACTATCCCTTTCCGGGCCGCATCGTTGGCCACCCGTCGGTTCTGGAAGGCCCGGCAGAATCCATAGCCGAGTCCGCCCGCCGTCTGTGTGACCTTGAATACGTGCACGGGCTGGACCTGCTGGCCTACCGCTTCGACGGCGATGTACCGGGGTTGATGGCGCAGGTCTGCGGCGCGGTGGAGAAGCCGGTCATCATGGCCGGGTCCATTGACGGCGAGGCGCGTGTGCAGGCCGTGGCCGAGGCGGGCGCGGCGGGTTTCACCGTGGGCACGGCGGCGCTGGACGGGGTTTTCCCGGCCGAAACAGAGGGCTTCGCCGCGCAGGTCCGGTCCATTCTGGAGATCACGACCCGGGCGCGCAGGTTCTCTCACGCGCCGCGACGGATCGCATTGGTCGCGCATGACAACCGCAAGGCCCATCTGCGCGCCTGGGTCCTGCGGCACGCCCGGGCGCTGTCGGGGCAACGCCTGATCTGCACCGGCGGCACGGGCCGCATGGTGGCGGAGGCCGCGCCGGGATTGACTGTACAGCGCCTGCAACGCGGCGCGCTGGGGGGCGACCAGCAGCTTGGGGCGCTGATCGCCACGGGGGAACTGGACGCGGTGGTGTTCTTCGCCGATCCCGGTTCCGGTTACGTGGGCGATGCCGACCTTCAGGCGCTGACGCGTCTGGCGATCTATCACGACACACCGCTTGCGCTTTCGCCCTCGGCGGCGGACGCCTTGCTGGCCGGGTTGATCCCCTAA